AGCTTCATCACAAGTACAACGTgtgctccatcctgaggaaggcctcatagacggccACGAAGTCAGCAACGTGTGACACCCTAGTTAGATTGAGCTGcagcagctctaggccccactcattgaggagtccgCATAATAACTAGTGCGCGAGATATCCCACCCCGTGCTcctggaaggcgaggaaggagacaacctcttCGGCGCAAGGTCGCGGGACAGCCTCCCCTCGCgcgggagccctctagtgcgccacatCCTTCGGCGGCAGCACCCCTTCTTGGTGAAGGTGGCCAGCGCCGACTCATCCACCTAGGATGGCCTCTAGATCAACATCGTGCCCCGGATTCATGAAACAGATCTATGAGTTCCACTCTCCCTCACTTTACCCTCTCCCTTCCTCTATTTAAAGAGGAGacgcagcagttggagaaaggcgaagggaTAGGGGGCAAAAAACCGTTTCtctcttcccctattcaatgcagatgagtCAGTGGGAGAAGGGCGAAGGGATAGGGGCAAAAACCCCTCTCTCTTCCCCAATTCAATGCGGACGAGAAGGCGACGGGATGCGTCCCGATTGATAGGACGCACCCTGCCCGACGAGACATCACCTGGTTAGgcgggacatggcctaggcatggcccacaacTACTTCACTCTGGGCGCAGGAAACAAGGCACAACTATGTGTAGGTggccctccaccttcctaggcagGACCTGCAAGGGcccaacgatggaacctccatcaaggggagaccaacgggcctcctaagtcgatcgaacggctcaggcgaACGCCGAGCGACAGGGTTAAGGAACCAAACGTTcaccgaaagataagcacccttacttACTTACTTTACATATCAATATCACTACCGAgtctctgaccccagcaacggcaggggggcagacatcgctcgggggctggcaagaggGTCTACTCGCTAGACGTCCTCTTCGCTCAACCCCTCCTTATGattaaaaactagaggcatggtgtgcggttgtgaactttgagtaaaactggtcaaacCACTAaaccctatgccccagcggctacggcgtttttgttcaccccaagctttagcatccaccttcttgagaagggtttagaggggtctacctatggaatctccttcaaagagaagctgtcaggtcgcccaAGTCGATCAAACGGCTCATATCACTGCCGAGAGACAGAGACGAAAAATTGGGATGCTCatgcaggttacaccggccccGTCACAAACATCGGacccgaaccccgcacggacatgtccggtaggagcaccccatcactcatgccaccgAGGTAACATTATCGACCCCCGCCTTCGTTTCCATTATATTattcattcatctcatacatccaagtatGGCATATGCGATTGCCGCATCAAAACGCTTcacgtcgcgtcacgaagcggtggtcgcctcattcgatatgagcggcagctgaccgaggttcaaaggttggctgtgaagggcttgaggccacctcatgtcaaacagagctagggagagaaactgagatgagccccagcggccttgcccgaccccgctcagaagcgggcAGGAACATCTCGAcctctctcgttcgattctaacctcgagccaagcccacagaatctccatcgaggacaagccaacgggccacccgagcctatcgaacggctcaggcatttgccgggaggcgggttaagaagtagtgggatgccatatgagggctctgccgaccctatcagtggatgatggacccagattccactcgaacgtacctgttagcgagctcaccgagcatgacactcgagccgtcgaggcaagtattgttagctcagcccctctagttgcgaaaaccgaggacaggGTGATGCATGAgacatggccgacccctaccgaaccccatggggctcaggggctcaagccacccgatcctagatcgagagaccgaggttcgaaggctggcccatggaGGGCCTAGTTCgcctcgcgtcgaacaagagctaggggggaaaacacagatgagccccagtggcctttgccTATCCCACCTAGAAgtggacaaggtcatctcaaccttctagttcgatccagcctctagctgagcccatagagtccccattgagggggaatctgttggaaggtaggttaaggagcaatggaatgtcacactagggctttgccgaccccgtcacaagcgatgggaccggattccattcgaacatccccgttagcaagctcatcaggcgcgtcactcgagccatcgaggcaagtgatgtcacctcaacccctccggtcgtgaaaaccatggacggggcaacagtcacaaaagcaagccaacccttgaccaaatccccaccACATGGGGGCTCAGGCAAGGTTGGAattgcaaggagaccgaacacatGGTCGCAGAATGATAACAAAGATTCTAGGAAGGGGGTACGTGCGAAATACAAGAGAtgcattctcctaagttttgCTATCCTCCCCTTGAATTTCAGTGACTTCTGACCCCAGGAAAGgcaaggggtcggacctcactcggagGCTGAAAAAGGCATAAGTATACCTTTTCTGAACCAGTCGCTGCATTAGACCTCTTCTTCACACtaagcctagtggcaaggtttgcggGAAACAAATAGTTGATCATGTCTAGACTACAAAACACCTACGCCTCGGCGGCTACGGTgccttttgctcaccagcatggtcAAAGTTCTCCCCTTACACCTCGGGGCCTATGGTCTTAACGATTGGAAGGGTCGGAATATTCGAGCCTTCTCTTTTCGCACACAAAAAGGGAAAGGAaaaaattcaatcaaacaaaacataATAATGAAGTTACAAATTCATTCTTGTGATACTTAAGGATCGGCAATTGTCTGCAGAGTACAAATGATGTTCATCCAAGATCACCCAACCTAGTTGACTAATTATCCCCTCCAGGGGAGAACTATCTCTTCAACTTTGTCCGCCAGGTTCCGCACAAtaggagccaccaccttctctatttcatccagctcggaggcttcgtagccaggctcgaagccaaggctcattgtctccaagtcgaTACTCTCAGCATAGTGGGAGCGGGCTACGGCGAAAGCTTGGGTGATCCCAGAGCAAAGAGCTTCCCTCTCAAGCTGGCGCACCCACACCGTGATATCAGCGGCGTGAGCCATGAGAGAGCTAGTCCCCTCCGCCTGCACCACTtgtaggtcatcgcagaccacctCGACGGTAGCGTgcaggagatcatgctcatcgctctcggcCTGAAGGATCCCCCGCACCTCGGCAAGCTCCATGACCAGCTCGGCGGAgacgctctcggcctccagccttcGAGCCACCGTGTTTCCAAGATCAGCCCGGAGGGAGCTGACCCCCTGCCGTGCCTCGTCGCACTCTCGGACGGCCTGGTTGCACTCCTCGCGGACCGCGCTGTGTTCCGAGTGAAGTCTCTTCGTAGTCTGGCACAGCTCGTCATGCTCCTTGTGTAGCCGGGCGACCACCTTGGTGTCCAGGTTCGCCCTCTACTGAAGGGCCGCAAGCCTCTGCTCAGCTCCCTGCTTCAGATCCCGCTCCCTCTTGGCCTCAGCCAAGAGGTCGATGACCCACTAGCGGGCCTCGGCATCCCTCTGGAgcagctcgtcccactccttCCGGACTCTGGCAGCCTCCTCCACATCCCGCTGCGCCCTCTTCGATAGTTCCTCAAAAGACTTCTCGGCATCCTCCACATCCCGGCGAGCCTCGGCCTTCCGCCGTCGAAGATTGTCTGCCTCCACGGTGAGGGGAGTCAACTCATCCACCCTCTGTTAGAGATGGGCAGTCACGTCCCTATGCAGCcatgcctcatcgatgaggcgGTCCCAGTCCGACTTATGTTCGCAAAGGAACCGGGATTTCTCCAAGCTGCGAGCAATAAGAGACTAAAAAAGACgatggtcagaacacaaaaatagatgaagaaagaagagggCGAGAGGCAAGATTAAGTGAATACCTagccagtgggaatgatgacaCTGTGTAGGGCACCCCTGGCCTGGTTCAGAGCTTCTAGCGTGGCCGTCATCCCCTCGTTGAGACTCTCCTGCTCTATGCCCTCGGTggcatcgtcgagggtgaagaaTTCCGACGACGGGTCCTACGGACTCACCCACCGGAGCAGGGACTCATCCTATGTAGGCGGGTGGCTGCCCTCTGATGTCAGGGCTAGGGACAATTCCCTGCCGGTCCCCTCGGTGACCACCGTGGTGTCTGGGGATCCCTCGGCCACAACCCCCTCCGTCCTGCCCACGACGGGCGCAGTCTCTTGGGCCCCCGGTAGCATGGGTTGCGCCGCTGCCTTGGGCACCGACACCGCAGCATCTGGCTGCAACCCATCTGTcatagccaccatcacctccgccTCCATCGGCGGGACCTCGTCCGGCTACGCCGCACCCGCCATGGTCGACGCAACGAGCGCGGTCGGTAGCTCTAACGTCGGTAGCGGAATCACCTCCGTCGCTGGTTGCTCGGCGACCTCCGAGGGTGCTCCTTCAGCCCCAGCGTCCGCTTGACCTACCGAGGACACGAGCACCATCGCGGGAGGCGCCTAACCGGCTGACGAGGTAGTAACCGACGTCTCCTGCCTCAACCGAATGGCGACACTCTTCTTAGGCACCAGCGCCAAGGAGGTGCCCCATCTCAAGACTCTGCAAGAGAtaaaaggcataagtcacactacAAAATAGAGCAAAACAGAGAAAACAGAGGAGTTGGTGACTTACTTCGGCACTGTTGGGCGGTGGAGgcattttggggatgaacccctaggtccCTGCTCCGCCTCCTCGGAACGAGGCTGTTTTGTGCCCGCCCCCTGCTCTCGGGCTGAGGGGCTCGACTCCCTTGCATCCAGCGGTAGAGCGATAGAACCGCTCCCCTCCCTCGGCACCTCGGGCACGGCGGTGGATCCGCTCGCCCCCGCTGGCTCTTGGGGCACGACGGCAGATCCGCCCGCCCCGTTGGTCCTTGAGGCGCGGTAGTAGGGCCGACCCCCTCTGTTGGCACCCCGGGCGCGGCAGCCGAACCACCCACCTCTGCTGGTTCTAAGGACGGGTCGAAAGTTCAATTGAAAAGGAGGTACGGTgaaagaaaacttacaaagtcGATGTACCTcggttccggccgcattgggggatgccccggcaccggatacacaaaatcaagaacaGCGCCGGCACCGTCCcaagaaggctccatcgcctccttgatgcgctgcgacacttcggagggggagagcgctccctcggcGAGTGCTGTCCTATCGAGTGACGCCTCAGGCACCATCATGTGTAGGTGCAGCGCGTGCCTCATtagtggcaccaccctcctcatgtggtaggcgccgatgatccctgaccccttcatgcccctctcctttaggattcagatggcggcgagatggtcctgggtcctcttcttttctttctccggcactccccacttcctccacgagtctgagacctcttcgatgaggtgtCCGGTGAACTCTGGCAAGGGGGCAGCTGCATCGTTCCTgacatagaaccaatgcgaatgccaccccatGCTAGAGGTTGACAGACGCATCGGCGGGTACTCGTTGACCCAGTTGTTGCGGAGCTAGATGccagcgcatcccatcggcatgctcagctcctgcttcttctctcGCTTCTTCAGGAGGGTGACGGCAAAAAGTACCGCCAtaggttgaagtggggactaatccccaagaacccctcacacagggcgacaaaCGCCgtaatgtgctggatcccattgggagtaaggtgctgcagctccacctggtagtaatgcAGCAACTCCCGAAGGAACTTGTGGATAggggtggtgaatccccgctcgtggaagtgaACGAAGGACACAACGTAGctgaaacaaccccgatttccgcgaagggaaatccacagagtcaaagtgtaataagaccattgtagatcatattacccaaattccagtcgaatatcacatccatacaacgataatatcagagtacaaatagtgcggaattacataaattattacatcgc
This sequence is a window from Miscanthus floridulus cultivar M001 chromosome 10, ASM1932011v1, whole genome shotgun sequence. Protein-coding genes within it:
- the LOC136489378 gene encoding uncharacterized protein, whose translation is MEAEVMVAMTDGLQPDAAVSVPKAAAQPMLPGAQETAPVVGRTEGVVAEGSPDTTRVDELTPLTVEADNLRRRKAEARRDVEDAEKSFEELSKRAQRDVEEAARVRKEWDELLQRDAEARYAVREECNQAVRECDEARQGVSSLRADLGNTVARRLEAESVSAELVMELAEVRGILQAESDEHDLLHATVEVVCDDLQVVQAEGTSSLMAHAADITVWVRQLEREALCSGITQAFAVARSHYAESIDLETMSLGFEPGYEASELDEIEKVVAPIVRNLADKVEEIVLPWRG